GTTGGAGACATCCAAACGGAGGTGGCAGATGGGATGTCAGATGATATGGATCTGGAGCTCAGAAGAGTAAACTTACATTAAGCTGTTAATAGGTGATATTTAAGCTGTGAAAATTGATAGATGACCTggtagtaaatatatatacaatgagaaGAGTTGAGGGCTTAATATGGAAACTGGAAGAACCCCAACTGTAGAGGCAAAGTAATGGGGGAGCAAATGAGACCAAGGGGAGGCCAGAGATGTACGAGACCACAAAAGAGTGTGGTGCCGTGGAGGCCCATGGGAGGCTACTGTAGGTCAAAAAAGGTGCAGCTCATTGGATTGAGCAACATGGAGGCCATCAGATACCTTGCTGAGAGCTGTGCTGCTGGAATGTTAAGCATGCCATGTTGAAATAGGTTGAGAAATTGGTACCGGCAATATGTGGGATTAATTATCCTAGAAGATCTTTCTCTGTGGAGTACCTGGAAGTGCTGGCTGAACTATAACAATTCTCCTTTTAGATGCACAGCTGAGTATCCCCCCCAAAGTAAAGTAATCCCTAAgggtgaaaaaacaaaacaaaacaaaatgaggaCCTTGAAACGTTAGAATCGTAGCTGATTATGAAGCTACAATTGCCCCCACAGGCTCTTGCCAGTCTTTATAGCCAAGAAATTTAAGTTTAATAGCTGTCCAAGAAAGACACACGGAGCCTTGGGACCTTAGGAAGTAGGAAGTTGGGACTGAGACCCTCACATATATTGGGAAACTGTAAAGGGTGACACACTGAATGAAAAGACAGAATAGGAAGAATCTGCTACCTGGTAAAAGGAGACGACAAAGAGTTATTATCTCTCTTGATCTGGGCCCTGGGTGGGAAAAACTACTCTTTCCTAGAATTGAAAAATCACCTTTCCTCTCAGGTGTTTGGGGTTCAAAATTGCACTACTTAAGTGATCTGGATAATCACTGGATAAGAAATTAAATTACTGTGTGTACATAATTTGATAGTGTACAAGGACATCGGATAGAAACAAAGTAAATTCTCTTTGGAAGGACATCTACACAGGCATCCCAAGCCTGGCCAGAGACGAGCGAACAATCCAAAATTACGAGACACTTGAAGTGATGCTTCTTGAAAAGAGTCAGTAGGAAACCAACTGTAGAATCAGATTCTCAAGAACTTAGGAATTGGAACcattagatataaaatattgagtaagtattttaaaaatgtttaatgaaatcaaaggtagaaagaaaacaggaaagaacagtgtcatcccaaaaggcaaggaagATTTGGACAAGAACAAGATAATGCttttagtaataaaaatgcaGGTTTGTAAATGGTTACTTCAACgatggcttaaacagcagactaAATATAACTGAAGAGAATTAGAGAACGAGGTAGACCTGGCATCACGCGGCCAGAAACATGGGTTGAGAGACACGGGGAACAGGATGAGAAGGGCTGTCACATGTCCACGTGAAGAGGATCAAGCGAATGGGGTGAGGAGGACATACTCCACGGACATGCCTGAGAGTCATCCGGGAGCGTGGGATGAAAAGCACCAGTCCTCCGATTCAGGAATCACAGGGCTTCCTCTGTAGGATAAACGAAAAGTTTACCCCTTGCTGCCTAGTGGTGATGCGGCAGGACACTTCAGAGATTTTTTACAGTCGCCGAGAAGAAAAGGCAGGCGAGCAGCAGGCTCCCCACCCCGAACCGCAGAAACCAGAGGTCAGCCGATGGGACCTTCAAAGCTGGAGAGAACACGACCGGGAACCCAGAGTTGCGGTCCTGGCTGCCCCACCACCCAGGCGCCGGGCCACGGAGTCTGCCACGGAGCTGCTTCCCACCGACGGACCCTGCCATAGAGGGATTCGAAAGGATGGGCCAGAGGGCAAAGGCCACCTGAAGGTGCCACTGGAGAGGAAGGAGACCCGAGGTGTAGAGAATGGCGAGCAAGGAGTTGGACGGTAGGTCTGGGCAAAGGTCTAAAACAGTTATAACAGGGCGGAACCCGGGGCGCAGCCGTGCCGGCCCCCACCGGCCAGAAGCCGCGGCGGAGACCTGGAAACTACAGCCCCCAGGAGGCTCTGCGCGCGCGCATGCGCCGTGGCATACGTGGCACGCGCGGCGCGTGGCGTGCGTGGCGCGCGGCGCGGCGTGCGTGGGCATTCTAGAACGCAGCAGCTAGGGCCCCGGCGCCATGTTGGGGCCGAGGGGACAGCGGACAGGTTCTTGAAGCTGCGGGAGCAGAGCGGGAGCGGGTCGGACCTGGGCTGGTAggagccccgcccctcccgcgTCAGCGGATCATGACCCGGGCGGCCGCGGAGGTCGCGGTGGCGGGGTACGCGGCGTGGCGGGGCCAGCGCTAGAGATGATGCCGTTTCCGGTGACCAACCTGGGATCACAACAGACCCCGCCGCCGCCCAAGCACTATGGCATCTCCTCCCCCATCAGTTTAGCAGCCCCCAGGGAGATTGACTGCGTACTTAACCAGAAATTAATTGAAACCCTGAAGCCCTTTGGGGTttttgaagaggaagaggaaCTACAGCGCAGGATTTTAATTTTGGAGAAATTAAATAACCTGGTAAAGGAATGGATACGAGAAATCAGTGAAAGCAAGAGTCTTCCACAAGCTGTGATAGAAAACGTTGGAGGGAAAATCTTTACATTCGGTTCTTATAGATTAGGGGTGCATACGAAAGGCGCAGATATCGACGCGTTGTGCGTGGCACCAAGACATGTTGATCGAAGTGATTTTTTCACCTCCTTCTATGGTAAATTGAAACTACATGAAGAAGTAAAGGATTTAAGGGCTGTTGAAGAGGCATTTGTACCAGTTATCAAACTGTGTTTTGATGGGATAGAGATTGATATTTTGTTTGCAAGATTAGCACTGCAGACTATTCCGGACGACTTGGACCTAAGAGATGACAGTCTGCTTAAAAACTTAGATATTAGATGCATAAGAAGTCTTAATGGTTGCCGGGTAACTGATGAGATTTTACATCTAGTACCAAACATTGACAACTTCAGGTTAACTCTGAGAGCCATCAAGTTGTGGGCCAAATGCCGCAATATCTATTCCAATATATTAGGTTTCCTAGGAGGTGTTTCCTGGGCGATGCTAGTAGCAAGAACTTGCCAGCTTTATCCAAATGCAATAGCATCAACTCTTGTACGTAAATTTTTCTTGGTGTTTTCTGAATGGGAATGGCCAAATCCAGTGCTACTGAAAGAGCCTGAAGAACGGAATCTTAATTTGCCTGTCTGGGATCCAAGAGTAAATCCCAGCGATAGGTACCATCTCATGCCTATAATTACACCAGCGTACCCACAGCAGAACTCCACGTACAACGTGTCTGTTTCAACAAGGATGGTCATGATTGAGGAGTTTAAGCAAGGGCTTGCTATCACACATGAGATTTTGCTGAGTAAGGCAGAGTGGTCCAAACTTTTTGAAGCTCCCAGCTTCTTTCAAAAGTACAAGCATTATATTGTACTTCTAGCAAGCGCACCAACAGAAAAACAACATCTGGAATGGGTGGGCTTGGTGGAATCAAAAATCCGAATCCTGGTTGGAAGCTTGGAGAAGAATGAATTTATTACACTGGCACATGTGAATCCTCAGTCGTTTCCAGCACCCAAGGAAAATCCTGACAGGGAAGAATTTCGTACAATGTGGGTGATCGGGTTAGTGTTAAAAAAGCCAGAAAACTCTGACGTTCTCAGTATTGATCTCACCTATGATATCCAGTCTTTCACAGATACAGTTTATAGGCAAGCGATAAATAGTAAGATGTTTGAGATGGATATGAAAATTGCTGCaatgcatttgagaagaaaggaaCTTCATCAACTACTACCTAATCACgtgcttcagaaaaaaaaaccacactcgATGGAAAGAGTCAGACTGACAGCTTTGGATGACGGCAGCCTCGACTTGTCTGTAAACAGTGAAGACAGCACGTCTGTGTCTTCACTTCCTGGCTCTATGAAGACTGGCAGCTCTCAGGGCGGAAACATTCCTGCCCTGGCTGCGATGGCAGCGTCCGTGACCAGCGTACAGGTTCCTGAAGTTTCACAACAAGCAAATCCCAGCGACAGCCCAGGGGGCACGTCCGGCGGAAGCATCCCTCAGACCGCCCCACAACCAGCCGTTTCTCCCCCACCGAAGCCCGTGGTCACCAGAGTTGTTTCCTCAACACGTCTGGTCAGCCATCCGCCCAGGCCTTCAGGGAGCGCAGCAGCAAACATAGCTAATCCCATCATAGGAGTCTAGAGGACATTGTCACGTCACAAAGAAGAAAGGACCAAGGAAACCAAAACAGAAGAGGAACGGTCTTATAAAGAGACAGGTGCGGCTCAATTGGAAACTATTCAGACAGCAGCTTCTCTGTCCGCCTCATGGGGAACATCCAGTGCAGACCTTCCCGGTATCCCTGCAAATCTTATTCCTATTATCGAGAAATCAGTAAAACAGATTGAACTGAGGGAAACAACCTCAAGGGTCCATAAACGGTATTTGCCAACTCAGCCTGCTGGCTTCAAATGCTAAAGGAGAAGAATGAAGGGTTCCAAACTAGATGCGGTTCAAAATAGCTTTGTTAGGCTTGTTGGATGACTTCCTTTATTGGGCTAATCTTGATCAGAAGTCCAGGTTAGTATGTGGAGCCAGAAGTACTGTTAATTAATGTGTCAGATTATTTATGTGTCAGCCACAGTTAAACGCTAACTATTTCAAAGGACTCCTGCCcttaaagaggaaaaagagagaaaaacacaccCCTCCAGCTATGTTTGTACCCATGACTGACATCAGGACTGGATTGATGTTTGATGCATTGTTGGGGAAAGTTTGCAGCACAAACTGGTATCAGAATTCCTTACGCTGATGAtgcactttatatttttattagacaGTAGAacaaattttagatttttcagcTTGATgaattacagttttttcctgaAGGGTGTTCTTCATTATTAATCTTCAGATTGGTTACCATTGTGCAGTGGTGTACTGTACTTCAGAAAAAGCATAAAGTACATCCAGCTCAGTTCCTGTGAGATAGCTATAACCCTTTAAAATGAAATGTCAACTCTTAGGGTATATATTTGGCATTGAAACAGTAATTAGCAAGTGTCCGGTTTTGATGGGACAGGATCAAATGATTGGTTTTATCTGAAGAACCGTTTCAGAGTGCATACAATCAGCCGTCAAACAGCAGATACTGTCTTGAGCTAACAAAGCTCCATATTCTCTTGTCCTTAATCATTtgccctaaaagaaaaaaagctttttgTGTCCCCTGCCCCCGCCGCCTTCTCTTTGCTTGTGTGCACAAGGTATGCTTATATATCGTTTCACAGAAAACTCAGTATGCTAGTATTTTCTTAACCATGATGTGAAACCAACAGTCCTGTGGCCACATGGCTAAGATTTTAGTAAAGCTTTACTAAAAGTAATTCCTGTGAAGCATGTTATCCCTCTTGGATGGCCATTTGGTCTCCACATAAGAGAAGATTTGTATACTCCACAGAATACCTGCTTATAGTAaagttaatttctaatttaaacgTGTAAGCAAAACATTTTCTCCAGAATTTTAAaccaatttttatttgtaaatgacTTCCTAAGATTCATCAGTAAAATTTGCGTGTAGAAACGTCAGAAATTTCTAGCAAGCACTTGACATCTAGTCAGCTTTCTACTCTTTTGTTTTATCCTGCAAAAAATTGGGAATAATaacctttcttaaaa
The DNA window shown above is from Kogia breviceps isolate mKogBre1 chromosome 14, mKogBre1 haplotype 1, whole genome shotgun sequence and carries:
- the PAPOLB gene encoding poly(A) polymerase beta, which codes for MMPFPVTNLGSQQTPPPPKHYGISSPISLAAPREIDCVLNQKLIETLKPFGVFEEEEELQRRILILEKLNNLVKEWIREISESKSLPQAVIENVGGKIFTFGSYRLGVHTKGADIDALCVAPRHVDRSDFFTSFYGKLKLHEEVKDLRAVEEAFVPVIKLCFDGIEIDILFARLALQTIPDDLDLRDDSLLKNLDIRCIRSLNGCRVTDEILHLVPNIDNFRLTLRAIKLWAKCRNIYSNILGFLGGVSWAMLVARTCQLYPNAIASTLVRKFFLVFSEWEWPNPVLLKEPEERNLNLPVWDPRVNPSDRYHLMPIITPAYPQQNSTYNVSVSTRMVMIEEFKQGLAITHEILLSKAEWSKLFEAPSFFQKYKHYIVLLASAPTEKQHLEWVGLVESKIRILVGSLEKNEFITLAHVNPQSFPAPKENPDREEFRTMWVIGLVLKKPENSDVLSIDLTYDIQSFTDTVYRQAINSKMFEMDMKIAAMHLRRKELHQLLPNHVLQKKKPHSMERVRLTALDDGSLDLSVNSEDSTSVSSLPGSMKTGSSQGGNIPALAAMAASVTSVQVPEVSQQANPSDSPGGTSGGSIPQTAPQPAVSPPPKPVVTRVVSSTRLVSHPPRPSGSAAANIANPIIGV